From Bifidobacterium longum subsp. longum JCM 1217, one genomic window encodes:
- the rpmJ gene encoding 50S ribosomal protein L36 produces the protein MKVSPSVKRICENCRVIRRHGRVMVICVNPRHKQRQG, from the coding sequence ATGAAGGTCAGCCCTAGCGTGAAGAGGATCTGCGAAAACTGCCGCGTGATCCGCCGTCACGGCCGCGTCATGGTGATCTGCGTCAACCCGCGCCACAAGCAGCGTCAGGGCTGA
- the infA gene encoding translation initiation factor IF-1: protein MAKDGVIEVEGQVVEALPNAMFRVELENKHIVLATISGKMRKNYIRILPQDRVVLEMSPYDLNRGRITYRYK from the coding sequence ATGGCAAAAGACGGTGTGATTGAAGTCGAAGGACAGGTCGTGGAAGCACTGCCTAACGCGATGTTCCGCGTTGAACTCGAAAACAAGCACATCGTGCTCGCCACGATTTCCGGCAAAATGCGTAAGAACTACATTCGTATTCTGCCGCAGGATCGTGTCGTGCTCGAAATGAGCCCTTACGACCTGAACCGCGGACGCATTACGTACCGTTACAAGTAA
- the rpmD gene encoding 50S ribosomal protein L30 has product MAKNLKITLHHGIVNRTPAQRATVKTLGLNKIGKTVVREDTPANRGLVNAVRHLVTVEEVD; this is encoded by the coding sequence ATGGCTAAGAACCTGAAGATTACCCTGCACCACGGCATCGTGAACCGTACCCCGGCTCAGCGCGCCACCGTCAAGACCCTCGGCCTCAACAAGATCGGTAAGACCGTTGTCCGCGAGGACACCCCGGCCAACCGTGGTCTGGTGAACGCCGTGCGTCACCTGGTCACCGTTGAGGAGGTTGACTGA
- the rpsM gene encoding 30S ribosomal protein S13 — translation MARLAGVDIPNEKRIEIALTYIFGVGRTRAKETLAATGISPDIRVKDLTDEQLITLRDYLEANYKIEGDLRREVDADIRRKIQINCYQGQRHRKGLPVRGQRTKTNARTRKGPKRTVAGKKKATK, via the coding sequence ATGGCACGTCTTGCCGGAGTCGACATCCCCAATGAGAAGCGCATCGAGATCGCCCTCACCTACATTTTCGGTGTGGGTCGCACTCGTGCCAAGGAAACGCTTGCCGCGACCGGTATTAGTCCGGACATCCGCGTCAAGGATCTCACCGACGAGCAGCTGATTACGCTGCGTGACTACCTCGAAGCCAACTACAAGATCGAGGGTGACCTGCGTCGTGAAGTCGATGCAGATATTCGTCGCAAGATTCAGATCAACTGCTACCAAGGCCAGCGTCACCGTAAGGGACTTCCTGTGCGCGGCCAGCGCACCAAGACCAATGCTCGTACCCGCAAGGGCCCGAAGCGCACGGTCGCCGGAAAGAAGAAGGCCACCAAGTAG
- the secY gene encoding preprotein translocase subunit SecY, whose translation MRTLIQALKTKELRKKILFVLFIIIVYRIGSFIPTPGVDYNVVNKCMATIGSASQENFIGLVNLFSGGAMLQLSIFALGVMPYITASIVVQLLRVVIPRFEALHKEGQSGEAKLTQYTRYLTIGLAVLQSTTILVTARSGALFNYQCDQVIPDGSVFNLVVMVLIMTGGTGLIMWMAELVTDKGIGQGMSILIFMSICSGFLPQLWEIGYGTDGTDGDWLKFGIVVGVLVVILIFVDFVELCQRRVPVQYTRRMIGRKMYGGSSTYLPLKINMSGVIPPIFASSILAIPTLIAQFGKSDQSWVKWINANLANTTSVWYIALYALMIVFFCFFYTSITFNPDETADNMKQYGGFIPGIRAGNATSRYLTYVMNRLNTVGAVYLLFVALIPTVLIMALGLNAKLPFGGTTILIIAGVGLDTLRQAKAQTEQFQYTGFLFENVDHKEG comes from the coding sequence GTGAGGACACTAATCCAGGCCCTGAAAACCAAAGAGTTGAGGAAGAAGATTCTCTTCGTCCTGTTCATCATCATCGTCTACCGCATCGGTTCGTTCATTCCGACCCCTGGCGTGGACTACAACGTGGTGAACAAGTGCATGGCCACCATCGGCAGCGCCTCCCAGGAGAACTTCATCGGACTGGTGAACCTCTTCTCGGGTGGCGCCATGCTCCAGCTGTCTATCTTCGCGCTGGGCGTCATGCCGTACATCACCGCGTCCATCGTGGTGCAGCTGCTGCGCGTGGTCATCCCCCGCTTCGAGGCCCTGCACAAGGAGGGCCAGTCCGGCGAGGCCAAGCTCACCCAGTACACCCGTTACCTGACCATCGGCCTGGCCGTGCTCCAGTCCACCACCATCCTGGTCACCGCCCGCTCCGGCGCCCTGTTCAATTACCAGTGCGACCAGGTCATCCCGGACGGTTCCGTGTTCAACCTCGTGGTCATGGTCCTCATCATGACCGGCGGCACCGGCCTGATCATGTGGATGGCCGAGCTCGTGACCGACAAGGGCATCGGCCAGGGCATGTCCATCTTGATCTTCATGTCCATCTGCTCCGGCTTCCTGCCGCAGCTGTGGGAGATCGGCTACGGCACCGACGGCACCGATGGCGACTGGCTGAAGTTCGGCATCGTCGTGGGCGTGCTCGTGGTCATCCTCATCTTCGTCGACTTCGTCGAACTGTGCCAGCGCCGCGTGCCGGTCCAGTACACGCGCCGCATGATCGGCCGTAAGATGTACGGCGGCTCCTCCACCTACTTGCCGCTGAAGATCAACATGTCCGGCGTCATCCCGCCGATCTTCGCCTCCTCGATCCTCGCCATCCCGACCCTGATCGCCCAGTTCGGCAAGTCCGACCAGTCGTGGGTCAAGTGGATCAACGCCAACCTGGCGAACACCACATCCGTGTGGTACATCGCCCTGTACGCGCTGATGATCGTGTTCTTCTGCTTCTTCTACACCTCGATCACGTTCAACCCGGACGAGACCGCGGACAACATGAAGCAGTACGGCGGCTTCATCCCCGGCATCCGCGCCGGCAACGCCACCAGCCGCTACCTGACCTACGTGATGAACCGACTCAACACCGTCGGCGCCGTCTACCTGCTGTTCGTGGCCCTGATCCCGACCGTGCTGATCATGGCCCTCGGCCTCAACGCCAAGCTGCCGTTCGGTGGCACCACGATCCTGATTATCGCGGGCGTGGGCCTCGACACCCTGCGCCAGGCCAAGGCCCAGACCGAACAGTTCCAGTACACCGGCTTCCTGTTCGAAAACGTGGACCACAAAGAGGGCTGA
- the rplO gene encoding 50S ribosomal protein L15, with translation MADNEILQMHDLKPAPGAKKDRTRVGRGEGSKGKTSGRGAKGQTKRNHVRPGFEGGQLPLYMRLPKLRGFKNPFKVEFQVINIARLVELFPEGGEVAVADLIAKGAVRDNAPVKVLGDGETTVAFTLKGVKASASAKSKIEAAGGSVSED, from the coding sequence ATGGCAGATAACGAAATCCTGCAGATGCACGACCTGAAGCCCGCCCCGGGTGCCAAGAAGGACCGCACCCGTGTGGGCCGCGGTGAAGGCTCCAAGGGTAAGACCTCCGGTCGTGGCGCCAAGGGCCAGACGAAGCGCAACCACGTGCGTCCGGGCTTTGAAGGCGGCCAGCTGCCGCTGTACATGCGCCTGCCGAAGCTCCGTGGCTTCAAGAACCCGTTCAAGGTCGAGTTCCAGGTCATCAACATCGCTCGTCTCGTGGAGCTCTTCCCCGAGGGCGGCGAGGTTGCTGTGGCCGACCTGATCGCCAAGGGCGCTGTTCGTGACAACGCTCCGGTGAAGGTTCTGGGCGACGGCGAGACCACCGTGGCTTTCACCCTCAAGGGTGTTAAGGCTTCGGCTTCCGCCAAGTCCAAGATCGAGGCCGCCGGCGGTTCCGTTTCCGAGGACTGA
- a CDS encoding adenylate kinase: MRLLIMGPQGVGKGTQAALLAEHFNIPTISTGDIFRYNIKNKTELGLEAMSYTDKGELVPDSLTNKIVKDRLAKEDCKNGWILDGYPRNAAQVIALDEMLADLDTPLDHVVALEAARDVLLERMKKRAAEQGRADDTPEAIAKRLETYEKETAPLLDIYEARGLLVVVNGVGDIDEISGRIISHLE, from the coding sequence ATGCGTCTGCTCATCATGGGCCCCCAGGGCGTGGGCAAGGGCACCCAGGCTGCTCTGCTCGCCGAACACTTCAACATCCCCACCATCTCCACCGGCGACATCTTCCGCTACAACATCAAGAACAAGACCGAACTCGGCCTTGAGGCGATGAGCTACACCGACAAGGGCGAGCTGGTTCCGGACTCCCTGACCAACAAGATCGTCAAGGATCGTCTGGCCAAGGAAGACTGCAAGAACGGCTGGATCCTCGACGGCTACCCGCGTAACGCCGCCCAGGTCATCGCTCTCGACGAGATGCTCGCCGACCTTGACACTCCGCTCGACCACGTGGTGGCCCTCGAAGCCGCCCGCGACGTGCTGCTGGAGCGTATGAAGAAGCGCGCCGCCGAGCAGGGCCGCGCTGACGACACTCCGGAGGCCATCGCCAAGCGCCTGGAGACCTATGAGAAGGAAACCGCTCCGCTGCTCGACATCTACGAGGCCCGTGGCCTGCTCGTCGTGGTCAACGGCGTCGGCGACATCGACGAGATCAGCGGCCGTATCATCAGCCACCTCGAGTAG